A window of the Bacteroidota bacterium genome harbors these coding sequences:
- a CDS encoding transketolase C-terminal domain-containing protein: MLKQIEGSRAVAESIALCRPKVVCAYPITPQTHIVEGLGEMVRTGELPDCEFINVESEFAAMSVAIGSSAAGVRTYTATSSQGLLFMTEAVYNASGMGLPIVMTLGTRAIGAPINIWNDHSDAMALRDAGWIMLFAESNQEALDLHVQAFRIAEELGTPVMVCVDGFILTHAYERLDLPPLEQVQAFVGPFKPAYEFDPKHPMSAGSLVGPEAFAEVRYLAHRKQLQALELIPQIAVEFEAMFARDSGGLIHSYGVEGASTIVVAMGSVIGTILDVCDELREAGHSIGTLAITSYRPFPVAAVREALKHAERVIVIEKSITAGMGGPLTADIRLALDRLQIPLQSVIAGLGGRPITKDSLLKLLQRAPHDEVPDTTFLDLNWDMIRNELEQLEVS; the protein is encoded by the coding sequence TTGCTAAAACAGATTGAAGGCTCACGGGCCGTTGCTGAATCCATTGCGTTGTGCCGCCCCAAAGTGGTCTGCGCGTATCCGATCACGCCGCAGACACATATCGTCGAAGGCCTGGGCGAGATGGTGCGCACCGGCGAACTTCCCGATTGCGAATTTATCAATGTCGAGAGCGAGTTCGCGGCGATGAGCGTCGCCATCGGCTCCTCTGCGGCTGGCGTCCGGACCTACACCGCGACATCGAGCCAGGGCTTACTTTTTATGACGGAGGCCGTCTATAATGCAAGCGGTATGGGCCTGCCGATCGTGATGACGCTCGGCACGCGCGCCATCGGCGCGCCGATCAATATTTGGAACGACCACTCGGACGCCATGGCCCTCCGCGATGCCGGATGGATTATGCTTTTCGCTGAGTCGAATCAGGAAGCGCTGGATCTTCACGTGCAGGCATTCCGAATTGCCGAAGAACTTGGCACTCCTGTGATGGTCTGTGTCGATGGGTTTATCCTGACGCATGCCTACGAGCGTTTGGATCTTCCGCCGCTGGAACAAGTCCAGGCATTTGTCGGACCGTTCAAACCAGCTTACGAATTCGATCCGAAGCACCCGATGAGTGCTGGTTCGCTAGTCGGCCCCGAAGCATTCGCGGAGGTGCGTTATCTCGCGCACCGCAAGCAGCTCCAGGCGCTCGAACTCATTCCTCAGATCGCTGTGGAGTTCGAGGCCATGTTCGCGCGCGATTCTGGCGGACTCATTCACTCCTACGGAGTCGAGGGAGCCAGCACAATCGTCGTGGCGATGGGCTCGGTGATCGGCACCATACTCGATGTTTGCGATGAACTGCGCGAGGCGGGACACTCCATCGGGACACTAGCTATCACATCATACAGACCATTTCCGGTCGCGGCAGTGCGCGAGGCTCTCAAACATGCCGAACGCGTGATCGTGATTGAAAAGAGTATCACCGCCGGAATGGGCGGACCACTTACGGCAGACATTCGGCTGGCGCTCGATCGATTGCAGATTCCGCTCCAGAGTGTCATCGCGGGACTTGGAGGCCGGCCGATCACAAAGGACTCGCTGTTGAAGCTCCTCCAGCGTGCGCCACACGATGAGGTACCTGACACTACCTTCCTCGATCTCAATTGGGATATGATTAGAAACGAACTCGAACAACTGGAAGTCTCATGA
- a CDS encoding 2-oxoacid:acceptor oxidoreductase family protein, which produces MFEIRIHGRGGQGVVTAAELLSIAAFRESKHAQAFPSFGSERTGAPVLAFCRIDDKPIRSREPIAQPDALIIQDPTLLHMPGIFNGLRSDGFVLINSKKTPTELGLASLEHKLPEGHMITVPATELAMNYIGRPIPNAALLGAFAALTGVVSINAVAEAIRVKFKGDVAEKNILAATAASEAARQERVLEIEMLEEEKLESSKLEEEIC; this is translated from the coding sequence ATGTTTGAGATCCGCATTCACGGGCGCGGCGGGCAGGGCGTTGTCACCGCGGCTGAATTGCTATCGATCGCGGCGTTCCGCGAGTCGAAGCACGCGCAGGCCTTCCCGAGCTTTGGCTCCGAACGGACCGGTGCTCCCGTGCTGGCATTTTGCCGCATTGACGACAAACCGATCCGCTCTCGCGAACCAATCGCCCAGCCAGATGCACTGATTATTCAGGACCCCACGTTGCTCCACATGCCGGGCATATTCAACGGCCTTCGCAGCGATGGGTTTGTGTTGATTAATTCGAAGAAGACCCCAACGGAGCTCGGGTTGGCCAGTCTCGAGCATAAACTTCCTGAAGGTCACATGATTACCGTTCCGGCCACGGAGCTGGCGATGAATTACATTGGCCGGCCCATTCCGAACGCGGCACTACTGGGTGCGTTCGCAGCACTCACCGGCGTCGTCAGTATCAATGCTGTCGCCGAGGCGATTCGAGTGAAATTCAAAGGCGATGTCGCCGAAAAGAACATTCTGGCTGCCACGGCTGCCAGCGAAGCAGCCCGGCAAGAACGCGTATTGGAAATTGAAATGCTCGAAGAGGAAAAACTGGAATCCTCAAAGCTCGAGGAGGAGATTTGCTAA